Proteins from a genomic interval of Falco rusticolus isolate bFalRus1 chromosome 7, bFalRus1.pri, whole genome shotgun sequence:
- the ATXN3 gene encoding ataxin-3 isoform X2, with the protein MRMAEGGVSSEEYRTFLQQPSVNMDDSGFFSIQVISNALKVWGLELILFNSPEYQRLGIDPINEKSFICNYKEHWFTVRKLGKQWFNLNSLLMGPELISDTYLALFLAQLQQEGYSIFVVKGDLPDCEADQLLQMIRVQQMQRPKLIGEETAQPRDQRLPRSDVDQAIEVNHPFDGTGMLDEDEENFQRALALSRQEIDMEDEEADLRRAIQLSMQGSRRSEFSDSLPQNVLQSPHTSQTDSLSSEELRRRRQAYFEKQQQQLQQQDQALTLYDKPTLSSSTPEADPGGDMSEEDMLQAAMNMSLESVRNHLNKEEEK; encoded by the exons CAGCCTTCTGTAAATATGGATGACAGTGGATTCTTCTCAATTCAA GTTATAAGCAATGCCTTGAAAGTTTGGGGTTTAGAACTAATCCTCTTCAACAGCCCAGAGTATCAGAGGCTTGGGATCGACCCTat aaatgaaaaatcatttatttgtaattatAAGGAACACTGGTTTACAGTTCGAAAGTTAGGAAAACAG tGGTTTAACTTGAACTCTCTCTTGATGGGTCCAGAACTAATATCAGATACATATCTTGCACTTTTCTTGGCTCAGTTACAACAGGAAG gtTATTCCATATTTGTAGTAAAAGGTGACCTGCCAGACTGTGAGGCTGATCAGCTGTTGCAGATGATTCGGGTACAGCAGATGCAGCGACCAAAACTAATTGGAGAAGAGACAGCCCAGCCAAGAGATCAGAG GCTACCCAGAAGTGATGTGGACCAAGCAATAGAAGTTAACCATCCCTTTGATGGAACAGGCATGTTAGATGAAGATGAGGAGAATTTTCAGAGAGCCCTGGCTCTAAGCAGGCAGGAAATTGATATGGAAGATGAAGAAGCTGATCTTCGCAGAGCCATCCAACTCAGCATGCAAG GTAGTCGTCGAAGTGAGTTCTCAGACTCTTTACCACAGAATGTTCTTCAGTCACCTCACACCAGTCAGACTGACTCCCTTTCTTCAGAAGAATTGCGAAGGAGACGGCaagcatattttgaaaa GCAGCAACAACAGCTACAGCAGCAAGATCAGGCCCTGACCTTATATGATAAGCCAACTCTAAGCTCAAGCACTCCAGAAGCTGACCcag gagGTGATATGAGTGAAGAAGACATGCTTCAAGCAGCTATGAATATGTCTCTGGAGTCTGTTAGAAACCACTTGAAtaaagaagaggagaaatga
- the ATXN3 gene encoding ataxin-3 isoform X3, which produces MESIFHERVISNALKVWGLELILFNSPEYQRLGIDPINEKSFICNYKEHWFTVRKLGKQWFNLNSLLMGPELISDTYLALFLAQLQQEGYSIFVVKGDLPDCEADQLLQMIRVQQMQRPKLIGEETAQPRDQRLPRSDVDQAIEVNHPFDGTGMLDEDEENFQRALALSRQEIDMEDEEADLRRAIQLSMQGSRRSEFSDSLPQNVLQSPHTSQTDSLSSEELRRRRQAYFEKQQQQLQQQDQALTLYDKPTLSSSTPEADPGGDMSEEDMLQAAMNMSLESVRNHLNKEEEK; this is translated from the exons GTTATAAGCAATGCCTTGAAAGTTTGGGGTTTAGAACTAATCCTCTTCAACAGCCCAGAGTATCAGAGGCTTGGGATCGACCCTat aaatgaaaaatcatttatttgtaattatAAGGAACACTGGTTTACAGTTCGAAAGTTAGGAAAACAG tGGTTTAACTTGAACTCTCTCTTGATGGGTCCAGAACTAATATCAGATACATATCTTGCACTTTTCTTGGCTCAGTTACAACAGGAAG gtTATTCCATATTTGTAGTAAAAGGTGACCTGCCAGACTGTGAGGCTGATCAGCTGTTGCAGATGATTCGGGTACAGCAGATGCAGCGACCAAAACTAATTGGAGAAGAGACAGCCCAGCCAAGAGATCAGAG GCTACCCAGAAGTGATGTGGACCAAGCAATAGAAGTTAACCATCCCTTTGATGGAACAGGCATGTTAGATGAAGATGAGGAGAATTTTCAGAGAGCCCTGGCTCTAAGCAGGCAGGAAATTGATATGGAAGATGAAGAAGCTGATCTTCGCAGAGCCATCCAACTCAGCATGCAAG GTAGTCGTCGAAGTGAGTTCTCAGACTCTTTACCACAGAATGTTCTTCAGTCACCTCACACCAGTCAGACTGACTCCCTTTCTTCAGAAGAATTGCGAAGGAGACGGCaagcatattttgaaaa GCAGCAACAACAGCTACAGCAGCAAGATCAGGCCCTGACCTTATATGATAAGCCAACTCTAAGCTCAAGCACTCCAGAAGCTGACCcag gagGTGATATGAGTGAAGAAGACATGCTTCAAGCAGCTATGAATATGTCTCTGGAGTCTGTTAGAAACCACTTGAAtaaagaagaggagaaatga